From Onychostoma macrolepis isolate SWU-2019 chromosome 05, ASM1243209v1, whole genome shotgun sequence, one genomic window encodes:
- the nol6 gene encoding nucleolar protein 6, with product MKKKRNESTETVTEDQMEVIANSQNEEENEKKSAKRSKDSKRKAKDTVSDDGVLRPVKLSKKELFKAPTVEELSQLKEAENLFHCSILKMQMEELLKEVALSEHRKKLVGSFVQQVTDYLQCVPESEVVELDDISWLSGVEIPFLLVPSTAKGKFHMEPPASINLVGSYPLGTCIKPKVSVDLAVTIPASVLHPMDAINQRYSRKRALYLAGLARHLSFAKFVGSLHYSCLHGNRLRPILLLKPPGNDSSKVTLRIHAIPPPDFLKPSRFHPLKNNIRTEWFTGVANTQQESSEPPTPHYNGTVLGDHLPLSHLQFLSAISAQCPAFGEGVALLKVWLRQRELDQGAGCFCGFHASMLMAYLLSTHKVGKTMSPYQLLRNALHFFASTDLTENGITLAKNPDSKAPSLPEFHAAFSVVFVDPSGHLNLLADMTAFTYKQIQHEASLSLTFWDDPTVDGFQALLMTPKSMLRTYDNVFKLVNLVKLQTSCKKLLLLNELMDHSGNYVLAALPFILSLLQQGLGERIHLLAHSLPQDPEWPLDSAPPKHKDQPPLSIGLLLNLEHALSVLERGPAADNPKAAEFRQLWGSRSKLRRFQDGAITEAVLWTRNSISQKRFIILKIIIHLLELHADIPKSCVIFVGGQLDIVIRRGIENHTTGEEESLEVVQSYDDLSKKLWQLKDLPLSITSVQGAHQALRYTQVFPPVPVRLDYSFFDKKKNHLGLVPKEDKPCPCYIAPIKVIVHMEGSGKWPSEPMAIRHVKAAFHICLRELLCKQHNYRCHATPGYLDVWKDGLVFRIQVAYHREPQILRESLTPEGMLIYRDNAEAQALELETLHKPFLTSTLHGLQQQYGCFGVVCRLAKRWLASQFLLEYIREEAADLLVASLFLHPAPFTPPSSPQVGFLRFLHLLSTFDWKNNPLIVNLNGKLTAAEQTDIKNDFVASRESLPTMFIVTPNDKKVSVWTKEAPSVQMLQHAVMLAAESLRVLETQLDSGEKQDMRVAFRPPLEAYDVLIHLDSKQVPLLAKAVDPPANTFQRGTEAEQPYASGGALPVIDYDPVRLYLSELREAFGDLALFFYDPYGGTVIAVLWKPAAFEPKPFKTSLMNARRVEVNDDVATTVPNVEAILQDFRITGEGLVKRLDLRTEKWVV from the exons ATGGAGGAACTGCTGAAAGAAGTGGCCCTTAGTGAGCACAGGAAGAAGCTGGTGGGCTCCTTTGTGCAGCAGGTCACAGATTACTTGCAGTGTGTGCCCGAATCTGAAGTTGTGGAG tTGGATGATATTTCTTGGTTATCAGGTGTTGAAATCCCATTCCTCCTCGTCCCATCGACAGCAAAAGGCAAATTTCACATGGAGCCTCCTGCATCAATCAACCTGGTGGGCAGTTATCCACTGGGCACGTGTATCAAACCCAAAGTCTCTGTGGACTTGGCTGTTACCATTCCAGCA TCTGTTTTGCACCCAATGGATGCCATTAACCAGCGGTATTCTCGAAAGCGAGCGCTGTATTTGGCTGGCCTGGCGCGGCATCTCTCCTTCGCAAAGTTTGTGGGTTCACTGCACTACTCTTGTCTACATGGCAACCGACTTCGCCCAATCCTACTACTCAAACCCCCAG GTAATGACAGCAGTAAGGTCACATTAAGGATTCATGCCATTCCCCCACCGGACTTCCTCAAACCTAGCCGCTTCCATCCTCTGAAGAACAACATCAGGACTGAGTGGTTTACTGGTGTTGCCAATACGCAGCAAG AGAGCAGTGAGCCCCCAACTCCTCATTATAATGGCACAGTTCTTGGAGATCATCTCCCACTGTCACATCTTCAGTTCCTGTCAGCTATCAGTGCCCAGTGTCCTGCTTTTGGAGAGGGTGTGGCTCTCCTCAAAGTGTGGCTAAGACAGCGAGAACTGGACCAG GGTGCAGGTTGTTTCTGCGGCTTCCATGCATCAATGTTAATGGCATATCTTCTGTCCACACACAAAGTGGGCAAAACCATGAGTCCCTACCAGCTGTTGAGGAATGCACTGCACTTCTTCG CTTCCACAGATCTGACAGAGAACGGTATCACCTTGGCAAAAAACCCAGACTCAAAAGCA CCTTCACTGCCGGAGTTTCATGCAGCATTCTCTGTGGTATTTGTGGACCCCTCTGGGCATCTCAATCTGCTTGCAGACATGACAGCTTTTACCTACAAACAG ATCCAGCATGAGGCATCACTCTCTCTGACGTTCTGGGATGATCCAACAGTAGATGGCTTCCAGGCTCTGCTCATGACACCCAAATCCATGCTCAGAACATATGATAATGTCTTTAA ACTGGTTAACCTGGTGAAATTGCAGACCTCCTGTAAAAAGCTTTTACTCCTTAATGAGCTCATGGACCACAGCGGGAACTATGTCCTCGCTGCACTTCCTTTCATTTTGTCCCTCTTGCAGCAAGGGCTTGGAGAAAGGATCCACCTTCTGGCACACTCACTCCCTCAAGACCCTGAG TGGCCATTGGACAGTGCACCTCCTAAGCACAAGGATCAGCCGCCTCTGAGCATTGGTTTGCTGCTGAACCTTGAACATGCTCTCTCTGTTCTCGAGAGAGGGCCGGCAGCAGATAACCCTAAG GCAGCTGAGTTCCGGCAGCTGTGGGGCTCTCGCTCAAAGTTGCGGCGCTTCCAGGATGGAGCCATCACTGAGGCAGTGCTGTGGACAAGGAACTCCATCTCTCAGAAGAGATTCATTATACTGAAGATCATTATTCACCTGCTAGAGCT TCATGCAGATATCCCCAAATCATGCGTCATATTTGTTGGTGGACAGCTGGATATTGTCATTAGACGTGGCATTGAG AACCACACTACaggagaggaggagagtttgGAGGTGGTTCAGTCTTACGATGATCTGAGCAAGAAGCTCTGGCAGTTGAAGGATCTGCCACTGTCTATCACGTCAGTGCAGGGTGCCCACCAGGCCTTAAGATACACACAG GTTTTCCCACCAGTTCCTGTGAGGCTGGACTATTCATTTTTTGACAAAAAGAAGAACCATCTTGGATTAGTGCCAAAGGAGGACAAACCTTGCCCTTGCTACATAGCCCCTATTAAag TCATTGTTCATATGGAGGGAAGTGGAAAATGGCCCAGTGAGCCCATGGCAATACGCCATGTTAAAGCTGCCTTTCACATCTGCTTGAGAGAGCTGCTGTGCAAACAACACAATTACAGATGTCATGCCACACCTGGCTACCTGGATGTGTGGAAG GATGGGCTAGTCTTCCGAATCCAGGTGGCATATCACAGAGAACCGCAGATCCTGAGGGAAAGCCTGACCCCTGAGGGAATGCTGATCTACAGGGACAACGCTGAGGCCCAGGCGCTGGAGCTGGAGACCCTGCATAAACCTTTTCTAACCAGCACCTTGCATGG GCTCCAGCAGCAGTATGGGTGTTTTGGCGTTGTGTGCCGCCTGGCTAAACGCTGGTTGGCATCTCAGTTCCTGTTGGAATATATCCGAGAGGAAGCAGCTGATCTTTTGGTGGCTTCACTCTTCCTACATCCTGCTCCCTTCACTCCACCAAG CTCTCCTCAGGTGGGGTTCCTTCGCTTCCTTCATTTGCTTTCCACTTTTGACTGGAAAAACAATCCTTTGATAGTCAACCTCAATGGGAAACTCACAG CTGCTGAACAAACCGATATAAAGAATGACTTTGTGGCCTCTCGAGAATCTCTTCCCACCATGTTCATAGTCACTCCCAATGACAAGAAGGTCTCTGTTTGGACTAAAGAGGCTCCTTCTGTGCAG ATGCTCCAGCATGCCGTCATGTTGGCAGCAGAGAGTCTACGTGTTTTAGAGACTCAGCTTGACTCCGGTGAAAAGCAGGACATGCGG GTGGCATTTCGACCCCCTCTGGAGGCTTATGATGTTCTGATCCACCTCGATTCAAAGCAGGTTCCTCTGTTAGCTAAAGCTGTGGATCCTCCTGCCAATACCTTCCAGCGAGGCACCGAAGCAGAACAACCGTACGCTTCGGGAGGAGCTCTGCCAGTCATAGACTATGATCCGGTCCGACTGTATCTGTCTGAACTCagg GAAGCATTTGGAGATCTGGCTCTATTTTTCTACGACCCGTATGGCGGAACTGTCATCGCAGTGCTGTGGAAGCCAGCTGCCTTTGAGCCGAAACCCTTTAAG ACATCTTTAATGAACGCCCGCAGGGTGGAGGTGAATGACGATGTGGCAACCACCGTGCCAAATGTAGAAGCCATCTTGCAGGATTTCCGTATCACCGGGGAGGGTCTCGTCAAAAGATTGGATCTGAGAACAGAAAAATGGGTTGTCTAG